One genomic segment of Musa acuminata AAA Group cultivar baxijiao chromosome BXJ3-3, Cavendish_Baxijiao_AAA, whole genome shotgun sequence includes these proteins:
- the LOC135632438 gene encoding protein DCL, chloroplastic-like isoform X3 has product MTSISASSPPPPHLLRRSSACARPSSSFRLIPFPPLPAPLPLACVASSEGGKVKSHAADKDPTLLRRPLTSSPSPENGRDSTFDSPAEARGRNGRRKDEEWVDWEDLILQDTVPLVGFVRMILHSGKYESGDRLSPEHEKAILERLLPYHPEFEKKIGCGIDYITDKLVLLPVVMLWNVLVLTQP; this is encoded by the exons ATGACCTCTATCTCGGCTTCCTCTCCGCCTCCCCCTCATCTCCTCCGCCGTAGCAGTGCCTGTGCCCGCCCCTCCTCCTCGTTCCGGCTTATCCCCTTCCCGCCCCTCCCCGCCCCACTCCCCCTCGCTTGCGTCGCCAGCTCCGAGGGAGGGAAGGTCAAGAGCCATGCCGCCGACAAAGATCCGACCCTACTCAGACGACCCTTGACCTCCTCCCCCTCGCCGGAAAATGGCCGGGACTCCACCTTTGACTCGCCCGCGGAGGCCCGGGGAAGAAACGGGCGGCGAAAGGACGAGGAGTGGGTGGACTGGGAGGATTTGATCTTGCAGGACACCGTGCCCCTGGTCGGATTTGTCAGGATGATCCTCCACTCTGGAAA ATATGAGAGTGGTGACAGACTCAGTCCAGAACATGAGAAGGCGATTCTAGAAAGGTTGCTTCCGTACCATCCAGAGTTTGAAAAGAAGATAGGATGCGGAATTGATTATATCACG GACAAACTGGTACTGCTGCCTGTCGTTATGCTCTGGAACGTCCTTGTTCTGACACAACCATGA
- the LOC135633537 gene encoding uncharacterized protein LOC135633537 isoform X1 has protein sequence MRAVKAKVEGWRGWGRGRGKSGCWSFKRITVVACCVNLIAALLVLRSFDTSFFLFPSYGFNGNLFSVDQVERIEESIRVRREAESVELVRAVRKLSKELSREQKRGLKLPQNVKQKLANEILQRLQGDNVDTNVTKQRETVDLWRIEKLEEVRRVTTSKSNIDSSISYQEAKMLKRVLESNWLMLLEGIGLWIPADVIHTEHNDKPKDEQELEEIIPGRPLPPECHAELHTDYDGAAVRWGLTHHKDSAADCCQACLDQAKHPKPGEKKCNIWVYCPSEFGCYSPDIYEHKHQECWLKQAEKPRLNFKDKYSKSYRKKHPDAPIVVPWMSGVVGA, from the exons ATGAGGGCGGTGAAGGCGAAGGTGGAGGGATGGCGAGGGTGGGGGAGGGGCCGCGGCAAGTCTGGCTGCTGGTCTTTTAAGCGGATCACCGTCGTGGCTTGCTGCGTCAACCTCATCGCGGCGCTCCTCGTGCTCCGATCTTTCGACACCTCGTTCTTCCTCTTTCCCTCGTATGGGTTCAACGGGAATCTTTTTTCCG TGGATCAGGTTGAGAGGATAGAAGAATCGATTAGGGTGCGAAGAGAAGCGGAGTCTGTGGAGCTCGTTAGAGCG GTGAGGAAACTGAGTAAGGAGTTGTCCAGAGAACAGAAGAGGGGATTGAAGTTGCCGCAAAATGTGAAGCAGAAGCTGGCGAATGAGATTCTGCAGAGGTTGCAAGGTGACAATGTTGACACCAATGTGACAAAACAACGAG AAACAGTGGACTTATGGCGAATTGAGAAACTAGAAGAAGTTAGAAGGGTGACAACTTCAAAATCAAATATAGATTCAAGCATCTCTTACCAGGAAGCAA AGATGTTGAAAAGAGTGTTGGAGTCTAATTGGCTTATGCTCTTGGAAGGAATTGGGCTCTGGATTCCAGCTGATGTTATTCACACTGAACACAATGATAAACCTAAAGATGAGCAGGAACTTG AGGAGATAATTCCTGGTCGACCACTGCCTCCTGAATGCCATGCTGAGCTTCATACTGATTATGATGGAGCTGCTGTTAGATGGGGGCTTACCCACCATAAAGACAGCGCTGCTGATTGTTGTCAGGCTTGCTTAGATCAGGCCAAACATCCAAAGCCAGGGGAAAAGAAGTGCAATATTTGGGTTTACTGCCCATCAGAGTTTGGGTGCTATTCACCAGATATATATGAACACAAACATCAGGAGTGCTGGCTGAAGCAG GCCGAAAAACCTCGGTTGAACTTCAAAGATAAGTATTCCAAATCTTACAGGAAGAAACACCCCGATGCACCCATAGTCGTGCCATGGATGTCAGGTGTTGTGGGTGCATAA
- the LOC135633537 gene encoding uncharacterized protein LOC135633537 isoform X2 gives MRAVKAKVEGWRGWGRGRGKSGCWSFKRITVVACCVNLIAALLVLRSFDTSFFLFPSYGFNGNLFSVDQVERIEESIRVRREAESVELVRAVRKLSKELSREQKRGLKLPQNVKQKLANEILQRLQGDNVDTNVTKQRVDLWRIEKLEEVRRVTTSKSNIDSSISYQEAKMLKRVLESNWLMLLEGIGLWIPADVIHTEHNDKPKDEQELEEIIPGRPLPPECHAELHTDYDGAAVRWGLTHHKDSAADCCQACLDQAKHPKPGEKKCNIWVYCPSEFGCYSPDIYEHKHQECWLKQAEKPRLNFKDKYSKSYRKKHPDAPIVVPWMSGVVGA, from the exons ATGAGGGCGGTGAAGGCGAAGGTGGAGGGATGGCGAGGGTGGGGGAGGGGCCGCGGCAAGTCTGGCTGCTGGTCTTTTAAGCGGATCACCGTCGTGGCTTGCTGCGTCAACCTCATCGCGGCGCTCCTCGTGCTCCGATCTTTCGACACCTCGTTCTTCCTCTTTCCCTCGTATGGGTTCAACGGGAATCTTTTTTCCG TGGATCAGGTTGAGAGGATAGAAGAATCGATTAGGGTGCGAAGAGAAGCGGAGTCTGTGGAGCTCGTTAGAGCG GTGAGGAAACTGAGTAAGGAGTTGTCCAGAGAACAGAAGAGGGGATTGAAGTTGCCGCAAAATGTGAAGCAGAAGCTGGCGAATGAGATTCTGCAGAGGTTGCAAGGTGACAATGTTGACACCAATGTGACAAAACAACGAG TGGACTTATGGCGAATTGAGAAACTAGAAGAAGTTAGAAGGGTGACAACTTCAAAATCAAATATAGATTCAAGCATCTCTTACCAGGAAGCAA AGATGTTGAAAAGAGTGTTGGAGTCTAATTGGCTTATGCTCTTGGAAGGAATTGGGCTCTGGATTCCAGCTGATGTTATTCACACTGAACACAATGATAAACCTAAAGATGAGCAGGAACTTG AGGAGATAATTCCTGGTCGACCACTGCCTCCTGAATGCCATGCTGAGCTTCATACTGATTATGATGGAGCTGCTGTTAGATGGGGGCTTACCCACCATAAAGACAGCGCTGCTGATTGTTGTCAGGCTTGCTTAGATCAGGCCAAACATCCAAAGCCAGGGGAAAAGAAGTGCAATATTTGGGTTTACTGCCCATCAGAGTTTGGGTGCTATTCACCAGATATATATGAACACAAACATCAGGAGTGCTGGCTGAAGCAG GCCGAAAAACCTCGGTTGAACTTCAAAGATAAGTATTCCAAATCTTACAGGAAGAAACACCCCGATGCACCCATAGTCGTGCCATGGATGTCAGGTGTTGTGGGTGCATAA
- the LOC135633537 gene encoding uncharacterized protein LOC135633537 isoform X3 — MGSTGIFFPVERIEESIRVRREAESVELVRAVRKLSKELSREQKRGLKLPQNVKQKLANEILQRLQGDNVDTNVTKQRETVDLWRIEKLEEVRRVTTSKSNIDSSISYQEAKMLKRVLESNWLMLLEGIGLWIPADVIHTEHNDKPKDEQELEEIIPGRPLPPECHAELHTDYDGAAVRWGLTHHKDSAADCCQACLDQAKHPKPGEKKCNIWVYCPSEFGCYSPDIYEHKHQECWLKQAEKPRLNFKDKYSKSYRKKHPDAPIVVPWMSGVVGA, encoded by the exons ATGGGTTCAACGGGAATCTTTTTTCCG GTTGAGAGGATAGAAGAATCGATTAGGGTGCGAAGAGAAGCGGAGTCTGTGGAGCTCGTTAGAGCG GTGAGGAAACTGAGTAAGGAGTTGTCCAGAGAACAGAAGAGGGGATTGAAGTTGCCGCAAAATGTGAAGCAGAAGCTGGCGAATGAGATTCTGCAGAGGTTGCAAGGTGACAATGTTGACACCAATGTGACAAAACAACGAG AAACAGTGGACTTATGGCGAATTGAGAAACTAGAAGAAGTTAGAAGGGTGACAACTTCAAAATCAAATATAGATTCAAGCATCTCTTACCAGGAAGCAA AGATGTTGAAAAGAGTGTTGGAGTCTAATTGGCTTATGCTCTTGGAAGGAATTGGGCTCTGGATTCCAGCTGATGTTATTCACACTGAACACAATGATAAACCTAAAGATGAGCAGGAACTTG AGGAGATAATTCCTGGTCGACCACTGCCTCCTGAATGCCATGCTGAGCTTCATACTGATTATGATGGAGCTGCTGTTAGATGGGGGCTTACCCACCATAAAGACAGCGCTGCTGATTGTTGTCAGGCTTGCTTAGATCAGGCCAAACATCCAAAGCCAGGGGAAAAGAAGTGCAATATTTGGGTTTACTGCCCATCAGAGTTTGGGTGCTATTCACCAGATATATATGAACACAAACATCAGGAGTGCTGGCTGAAGCAG GCCGAAAAACCTCGGTTGAACTTCAAAGATAAGTATTCCAAATCTTACAGGAAGAAACACCCCGATGCACCCATAGTCGTGCCATGGATGTCAGGTGTTGTGGGTGCATAA
- the LOC135632961 gene encoding uncharacterized protein LOC135632961, which produces MSLTGKIFFQKTYYEVLSVKEDASYDEIKVSYKSALLNSHPDKLHKKYDASRDHHELDFLEVQKAWEVLSDSKSRANYNKELQASRLELEIPANEVELGDMSVKTVGDLQELFYECRCGDYFSITSLELREMGILLDMESVHLSVDSKPASVLIPCGSCSLKIRLSIDHSP; this is translated from the coding sequence ATGTCTCTTACCGGCAAAATCTTCTTCCAAAAGACATATTATGAGGTCTTGTCAGTCAAAGAAGATGCGAGTTATGATGAGATCAAAGTAAGTTACAAATCCGCCCTTCTAAATTCTCATCCTGATAAGCTGCACAAGAAATATGATGCATCTAGGGATCATCATGAGCTAGATTTCCTAGAGGTGCAAAAGGCATGGGAAGTCCTTTCGGATTCCAAGTCTAGGGCAAACTATAACAAGGAGTTGCAAGCTTCGAGGCTGGAACTGGAGATTCCGGCCAATGAAGTTGAATTGGGGGATATGTCTGTTAAGACCGTCGGTGATCTGCAGGAGCTCTTCTACGAATGTAGATGCGGTGACTATTTCTCAATCACCTCATTGGAGCTCAGAGAGATGGGCATTTTATTGGATATGGAGAGTGTGCATTTATCTGTTGATTCAAAGCCAGCTTCAGTTCTCATTCCTTGTGGCTCTTGTTCACTGAAGATTCGTCTAAGTATAGATCACAGTCCTTGA
- the LOC135632960 gene encoding uncharacterized protein LOC135632960: MRPMSSSASPRGIAAIVGVGPRLGRSVARKFAHEGYSVAILARDLGKLSWLADEIAREAKAQVFAIRIDCADPKSVREAFEGVLSLGSVEVLAYTACEALHATCQPTRFTDVAVESFVRSLAESAVGAFHCAQQVIPGMLERGRGTIIFTGSSASIRGFAGYCELSCGKFALRGLSQCLAREFQSSGIHIAHVIIDGVVGAPRIHGSSKGGQETTSLDPDAVAQTYWHIHVQEKGAWTQEMDLRA, translated from the exons ATGCGGCCGATGTCAAGCTCAGCTTCCCCAAGAGGCATCGCCGCCATCGTCGGCGTCGGCCCCAGGCTCGGCCGCTCCGTCGCCAGGAAGTTTGCTCATGAGGGCTACTCCGTCGCCATTCTCGCCCGGGATCTCG GTAAACTATCTTGGTTGGCCGACGAGATCGCCCGGGAAGCCAAGGCCCAGGTGTTCGCCATCCGCATCGACTGCGCGGACCCCAAGTCGGTGCGCGAGGCCTTCGAGGGCGTGCTCTCGCTCGGCTCCGTCGAGGTGCTCGCCTACACGGCATGCGAGGCGCTCCACGCGACGTGCCAGCCCACGAGATTCACCGACGTCGCCGTCGAGTCCTTCGTACGCTCCCTCGCGGAGTCCGCCGTCGGGGCTTTCCACTGCGCCCAGCAG GTGATTCCCGGGATGCTGGAGAGGGGTCGAGGCACCATAATCTTCACTGGTTCTTCGGCGTCCATTCGTGGCTTTGCAGGCTACTGTGAACTAA GTTGTGGGAAGTTTGCTCTGAGGGGATTGTCGCAGTGCCTCGCAAGAGAGTTCCAATCATCTGGCATCCACATCGCGCATGTAATCATCGATGGGGTGGTCGGTGCACCAAG AATCCATGGATCATCAAAAGGAGGGCAAGAGACAACATCCCTGGATCCAGATGCAGTGGCACAGACCTACTGGCACATTCACGTCCAAGAGAAGGGCGCATGGACGCAGGAGATGGACCTGAGAGCTTGA
- the LOC135632957 gene encoding mannosyltransferase APTG1-like isoform X1: MSDHGRPTPRRRQRPEEKEEEDKISSSSGKSVAAKGTPWWSEKRIWAAALAFRAVNALLIQTYFNPDEHWQSLEVAHRVVFGYGHLTWEWKKGIRSYLHPLVFALLYKVLGFLRLDTPWFMAKAPRLLQSLFASIGDVYMYKLSKLIFDEHVAKWALFCQLMNWFMFFCITRTLSNSLETVLTVVGLFYWLASSGSSKQLSVASRKLGLFIAALACAVRPTSAITWLYVGVLYLIRTQSRLHFLFFEVVPIGILVLAMSCLLDWWMYGSFTIVPLNFLRFNFFSSGGDYYGTHPWHWYFTQGFPAMLLTFLPYAVIGILKSKEWSISGLIAWVLGIYSVLGHKEFRFVLPVLPIALIFSGYSLSVMSKPDLLDMKRRKSRPGNKCPSRVQLAVLFLVATNVPMALYMSSIHQRGSEDVMIYLSKEAHKGKVRSILFLMPCHSTPYYSTLHHDLPMRFLDCTPSDTKGILDESDRFMIDPLGFVMSMFTNSSLPSHIVLFSSEEKQLRELLISYSFDEIKRFFHAHFKVDRDLQASVVVYALT, encoded by the exons ATGAGCGACCATGGGCGACCAACACCAAGACGCCGGCAACGGCcggaggaaaaggaggaggaggacaagatCTCTTCTTCTTCGGGTAAATCTGTTGCTGCCAAGGGTACGCCGTGGTGGTCGGAGAAGAGGATCTGGGCGGCTGCGCTTGCCTTCCGAGCCGTCAATGCGCTGCTGATCCAGACCTACTTCAACCCGGACGAGCACTGGCAGTCGCTCGAGGTTGCCCACCGCGTCGTCTTTGG GTATGGTCATCTCACCTGGGAGTGGAAGAAAGGAATTCGCAGCTACCTCCATCCTTTGGTCTTCGCTCTCCTCTATAAAGTCTTGGGTTTCCTTCGCTTGGACACCCCCTGGTTCATG GCGAAGGCTCCACGGCTGCTGCAGTCCTTGTTTGCATCCATTGGAGATGTGTACATGTACAAGCTCTCAAAACTGATCTTTGATGAGCATGTAGCAAAATGGGCA CTCTTTTGTCAATTGATGAATTGGTTTATGTTCTTCTGTATTACACGGACATTGTCAAATAGCTTGGAGACAGTGTTAACTGTAGTGGGATTATTCTATTGGCTCGCTTCAAGTGGTTCCTCAAAGCAACTTTCTGTAGCGTCAAGAAAGCTGGGTTTGTTCATAGCAGCACTGGCATGTGCAGTTCGGCCTACTAGTGCTATCACATGGTTGTACGTCGGTGTGCTGTATCTGATTAGGACACAGTCCAGATTGCACTTCCTCTTTTTTGAGGTAGTTCCCATAGG GATTCTAGTGCTTGCCATGTCATGCTtgttggattggtggatgtatggATCCTTCACCATTGTACCTCTTAattttcttaggttcaattttttttcttctggagGGGACTACTATGGCACCCATCCATGGCATTGGTATTTCACCCAAGGATTTCCGGCCATGCTTTTAACCTTTCTACCATATGCTGTAATAGGCATACTTAAATCAAAAGAGTGGAGTATTTCAGGTCTAATTGCTTGGGTCTTAGGGATTTATAGTGTGCTCGGCCACAAAGAGTTCAG GTTTGTGCTTCCAGTGCTGCCAATAGCTTTGATATTCTCTGGCTATTCATTATCAGTGATGTCAAAACCGGATCTTCTGgatatgaaaagaagaaaatcCCGACCTGGCAATAAGTGTCCATCGAGAGTGCAACTGGCTGTGTTGTTCCTTGTTGCAACTAATGTTCCAATGGCATTATATATGAGTTCAATTCATCAG AGAGGAAGTGAAGATGTGATGATTTATCTATCAAAAGAAGCCCATAAAGGAAAAGTGAGGAGTATTTTATTTCTAATGCCCTGCCACTCCACACCTTATTACTCCACTCTACACCATGACCTGCCAATGCGGTTTTTGGACTGCACGCCAAG TGACACTAAAGGGATATTGGATGAGTCAGATCGTTTTATGATAGATCCACTTGGCTTTGTCATGTCCATGTTCACGAATTCATCATTACCCAGTCACATAGTATTATTCAGTTCTGAAGAAAAACAACTCCGTGAACTTCTTATCTCGTATTCCTTTGATGAG ATTAAAAGATTCTTCCATGCCCATTTTAAAGTGGACCGGGATCTACAAGCATCAGTGGTTGTTTATGCTCTAACTTAA
- the LOC135632957 gene encoding mannosyltransferase APTG1-like isoform X2: MSDHGRPTPRRRQRPEEKEEEDKISSSSGKSVAAKGTPWWSEKRIWAAALAFRAVNALLIQTYFNPDEHWQSLEVAHRVVFGYGHLTWEWKKGIRSYLHPLVFALLYKVLGFLRLDTPWFMAKAPRLLQSLFASIGDVYMYKLSKLIFDEHVAKWALFCQLMNWFMFFCITRTLSNSLETVLTVVGLFYWLASSGSSKQLSVASRKLGLFIAALACAVRPTSAITWLYVGVLYLIRTQSRLHFLFFEVVPIGFNFFSSGGDYYGTHPWHWYFTQGFPAMLLTFLPYAVIGILKSKEWSISGLIAWVLGIYSVLGHKEFRFVLPVLPIALIFSGYSLSVMSKPDLLDMKRRKSRPGNKCPSRVQLAVLFLVATNVPMALYMSSIHQRGSEDVMIYLSKEAHKGKVRSILFLMPCHSTPYYSTLHHDLPMRFLDCTPSDTKGILDESDRFMIDPLGFVMSMFTNSSLPSHIVLFSSEEKQLRELLISYSFDEIKRFFHAHFKVDRDLQASVVVYALT, encoded by the exons ATGAGCGACCATGGGCGACCAACACCAAGACGCCGGCAACGGCcggaggaaaaggaggaggaggacaagatCTCTTCTTCTTCGGGTAAATCTGTTGCTGCCAAGGGTACGCCGTGGTGGTCGGAGAAGAGGATCTGGGCGGCTGCGCTTGCCTTCCGAGCCGTCAATGCGCTGCTGATCCAGACCTACTTCAACCCGGACGAGCACTGGCAGTCGCTCGAGGTTGCCCACCGCGTCGTCTTTGG GTATGGTCATCTCACCTGGGAGTGGAAGAAAGGAATTCGCAGCTACCTCCATCCTTTGGTCTTCGCTCTCCTCTATAAAGTCTTGGGTTTCCTTCGCTTGGACACCCCCTGGTTCATG GCGAAGGCTCCACGGCTGCTGCAGTCCTTGTTTGCATCCATTGGAGATGTGTACATGTACAAGCTCTCAAAACTGATCTTTGATGAGCATGTAGCAAAATGGGCA CTCTTTTGTCAATTGATGAATTGGTTTATGTTCTTCTGTATTACACGGACATTGTCAAATAGCTTGGAGACAGTGTTAACTGTAGTGGGATTATTCTATTGGCTCGCTTCAAGTGGTTCCTCAAAGCAACTTTCTGTAGCGTCAAGAAAGCTGGGTTTGTTCATAGCAGCACTGGCATGTGCAGTTCGGCCTACTAGTGCTATCACATGGTTGTACGTCGGTGTGCTGTATCTGATTAGGACACAGTCCAGATTGCACTTCCTCTTTTTTGAGGTAGTTCCCATAGG gttcaattttttttcttctggagGGGACTACTATGGCACCCATCCATGGCATTGGTATTTCACCCAAGGATTTCCGGCCATGCTTTTAACCTTTCTACCATATGCTGTAATAGGCATACTTAAATCAAAAGAGTGGAGTATTTCAGGTCTAATTGCTTGGGTCTTAGGGATTTATAGTGTGCTCGGCCACAAAGAGTTCAG GTTTGTGCTTCCAGTGCTGCCAATAGCTTTGATATTCTCTGGCTATTCATTATCAGTGATGTCAAAACCGGATCTTCTGgatatgaaaagaagaaaatcCCGACCTGGCAATAAGTGTCCATCGAGAGTGCAACTGGCTGTGTTGTTCCTTGTTGCAACTAATGTTCCAATGGCATTATATATGAGTTCAATTCATCAG AGAGGAAGTGAAGATGTGATGATTTATCTATCAAAAGAAGCCCATAAAGGAAAAGTGAGGAGTATTTTATTTCTAATGCCCTGCCACTCCACACCTTATTACTCCACTCTACACCATGACCTGCCAATGCGGTTTTTGGACTGCACGCCAAG TGACACTAAAGGGATATTGGATGAGTCAGATCGTTTTATGATAGATCCACTTGGCTTTGTCATGTCCATGTTCACGAATTCATCATTACCCAGTCACATAGTATTATTCAGTTCTGAAGAAAAACAACTCCGTGAACTTCTTATCTCGTATTCCTTTGATGAG ATTAAAAGATTCTTCCATGCCCATTTTAAAGTGGACCGGGATCTACAAGCATCAGTGGTTGTTTATGCTCTAACTTAA
- the LOC135632957 gene encoding mannosyltransferase APTG1-like isoform X3 → MYKLSKLIFDEHVAKWALFCQLMNWFMFFCITRTLSNSLETVLTVVGLFYWLASSGSSKQLSVASRKLGLFIAALACAVRPTSAITWLYVGVLYLIRTQSRLHFLFFEVVPIGILVLAMSCLLDWWMYGSFTIVPLNFLRFNFFSSGGDYYGTHPWHWYFTQGFPAMLLTFLPYAVIGILKSKEWSISGLIAWVLGIYSVLGHKEFRFVLPVLPIALIFSGYSLSVMSKPDLLDMKRRKSRPGNKCPSRVQLAVLFLVATNVPMALYMSSIHQRGSEDVMIYLSKEAHKGKVRSILFLMPCHSTPYYSTLHHDLPMRFLDCTPSDTKGILDESDRFMIDPLGFVMSMFTNSSLPSHIVLFSSEEKQLRELLISYSFDEIKRFFHAHFKVDRDLQASVVVYALT, encoded by the exons ATGTACAAGCTCTCAAAACTGATCTTTGATGAGCATGTAGCAAAATGGGCA CTCTTTTGTCAATTGATGAATTGGTTTATGTTCTTCTGTATTACACGGACATTGTCAAATAGCTTGGAGACAGTGTTAACTGTAGTGGGATTATTCTATTGGCTCGCTTCAAGTGGTTCCTCAAAGCAACTTTCTGTAGCGTCAAGAAAGCTGGGTTTGTTCATAGCAGCACTGGCATGTGCAGTTCGGCCTACTAGTGCTATCACATGGTTGTACGTCGGTGTGCTGTATCTGATTAGGACACAGTCCAGATTGCACTTCCTCTTTTTTGAGGTAGTTCCCATAGG GATTCTAGTGCTTGCCATGTCATGCTtgttggattggtggatgtatggATCCTTCACCATTGTACCTCTTAattttcttaggttcaattttttttcttctggagGGGACTACTATGGCACCCATCCATGGCATTGGTATTTCACCCAAGGATTTCCGGCCATGCTTTTAACCTTTCTACCATATGCTGTAATAGGCATACTTAAATCAAAAGAGTGGAGTATTTCAGGTCTAATTGCTTGGGTCTTAGGGATTTATAGTGTGCTCGGCCACAAAGAGTTCAG GTTTGTGCTTCCAGTGCTGCCAATAGCTTTGATATTCTCTGGCTATTCATTATCAGTGATGTCAAAACCGGATCTTCTGgatatgaaaagaagaaaatcCCGACCTGGCAATAAGTGTCCATCGAGAGTGCAACTGGCTGTGTTGTTCCTTGTTGCAACTAATGTTCCAATGGCATTATATATGAGTTCAATTCATCAG AGAGGAAGTGAAGATGTGATGATTTATCTATCAAAAGAAGCCCATAAAGGAAAAGTGAGGAGTATTTTATTTCTAATGCCCTGCCACTCCACACCTTATTACTCCACTCTACACCATGACCTGCCAATGCGGTTTTTGGACTGCACGCCAAG TGACACTAAAGGGATATTGGATGAGTCAGATCGTTTTATGATAGATCCACTTGGCTTTGTCATGTCCATGTTCACGAATTCATCATTACCCAGTCACATAGTATTATTCAGTTCTGAAGAAAAACAACTCCGTGAACTTCTTATCTCGTATTCCTTTGATGAG ATTAAAAGATTCTTCCATGCCCATTTTAAAGTGGACCGGGATCTACAAGCATCAGTGGTTGTTTATGCTCTAACTTAA
- the LOC135632959 gene encoding patatin-like protein 2, whose translation MAQTQPNGSQHYHHHHHHHHHHLQPCEGKLITVLSIDGGGVRGLIPGTVLAFLESKLQELDGPDARIADYFDVITGTSTGGLLSAMITSPDENKRPLFSANQVIDFYLENSPKIFPQGSGMFSSLTKLVSAIRGPKYDGKFLHSKVKQLLTETKLSETLTNVIIPTFDIKLLQPVIFSSFEARHSPLKNAHLADICISTSAAPTYLPAHYFETTDSDGKSHSYNLIDGGIAANNPTLVAMSQIKKEIALMNKNFANFKSIDYHKFIIISIGTGSAKVEQKFSAHLASKWGVLQWLYHGGSNPLIDSFFQGSADVVDIHMSSLFQSLNCEKNYLRIQDDTLMGERSSVDVSTEENLLELVQIGKNLLNKKVSRVNLETGIFQEIDGEGTNADALTQLAKRLSRERQLRKATVAAK comes from the exons ATGGCTCAGACCCAACCAAATGGCAGCCAGCACtaccatcaccatcaccaccatcatcaccaccacctgcagcccTGCGAGGGGAAGCTGATCACAGTCCTCAGCATAGATGGAGGAGGTGTTAGAGGCCTCATTCCAGGAACCGTCCTCGCCTTTCTTGAGTCAAAGCTGCAG GAACTCGATGGACCAGACGCGAGGATCGCAGACTACTTCGACGTGATCACAGGGACGAGCACAGGAGGATTGCTCAGCGCCATGATCACTTCTCCAGATGAGAACAAACGCCCCCTCTTCTCAGCAAACCAAGTCATCGACTTCTATCTTGAGAACAGCCCAAAGATCTTTCCTCAAGG GAGTGGAATGTTCAGCTCGTTGACGAAGCTGGTAAGCGCGATCCGGGGGCCGAAGTATGATGGCAAGTTTCTCCACTCCAAAGTCAAGCAGTTGCTCACCGAAACAAAGCTAAGCGAGACCTTAACCAACGTAATAATCCCAACATTCGACATCAAGCTTCTTCAGCCCGTCATCTTCTCATCCTTTGag GCAAGACACTCACCTCTGAAGAACGCTCATCTCGCCGACATCTGCATAAGTACGTCGGCGGCACCAACGTACCTGCCGGCGCACTACTTTGAGACGACGGACTCCGACGGAAAATCTCACAGCTACAACCTCATCGACGGCGGCATCGCCGCGAACAATCCG ACATTGGTGGCCATGAGCCAGATCAAGAAGGAGATCGCATTGATGAACAAGAACTTCGCTAATTTCAAGTCGATTGACTACCACAAGTTCATAATCATCTCGATCGGGACCGGCTCAGCTAAGGTGGAGCAGAAGTTTAGCGCACACTTGGCATCCAAATGGGGAGTTCTGCAATGGTTATATCACGGCGGTTCCAACCCTTTGATCGACAGCTTCTTCCAAGGAAGCGCCGATGTGGTGGACATCCACATGTCTTCTCTGTTCCAGTCACTGAACTGCGAGAAGAACTATCTCAGGATACAG GATGACACACTGATGGGTGAGAGATCATCGGTGGATGTTTCGACGGAGGAGAACCTGCTTGAGCTGGTACAGATTGGGAAGAATCTGCTGAACAAGAAGGTATCCAGGGTAAACCTGGAGACGGGCATCTTCCAGGAGATCGATGGAGAGGGGACGAACGCAGACGCGCTCACCCAGCTTGCCAAAAGACTCTCTCGAGAACGCCAACTCAGGAAAGCCACCGTGGCTGCCAAATGA